Proteins encoded in a region of the Nitrospirota bacterium genome:
- the rlmN gene encoding 23S rRNA (adenine(2503)-C(2))-methyltransferase RlmN: MQHEKQALLSSPASINLLSLTEEGLSRLLQPFGWPRYRTGQILRWLYQRRARSIAQMTDLSQNDREQLAEVATVSRTQDCTVLKSTDHTRKLLLTLDDALRIETVLIPDEDRLTLCVSTQVGCMLDCGFCLTGTMGLKRNLKAHEIVDQVLTSQDHLTGAERLTNLVFMGMGEPLANIDALSAAIHCLTNKSWGLGWSPRRITVSTAGLAARLKDVAALGVNLAISLNGTTEEQRQQLMPAASQIASLKTLMAACRRYPLAPTRRLTFEYVLLAGVNDRDEDARRLVKLLKGLRCKVNLIPFNEFPGNPFRRPADRDVFAFQAILTHGGLDAFIRKSRGRDVLGACGQLGNLSPEYAGRALTQIEPRC; the protein is encoded by the coding sequence ATGCAGCATGAGAAACAGGCCCTCCTATCGAGCCCCGCTTCGATCAATCTCTTGTCCCTGACAGAAGAAGGTCTCAGTCGGCTCCTGCAGCCATTCGGATGGCCCCGCTACCGAACCGGTCAAATTCTCCGCTGGCTCTATCAGCGGCGTGCCCGAAGCATCGCCCAGATGACCGATCTCTCCCAGAACGATCGAGAACAACTGGCCGAGGTCGCCACGGTTTCACGCACACAAGACTGCACGGTGCTTAAATCGACCGACCATACGCGCAAGCTTCTACTCACATTGGACGATGCCCTCCGCATCGAAACGGTGCTCATTCCTGACGAGGATCGACTCACCCTCTGCGTCTCGACCCAAGTAGGCTGCATGCTGGATTGTGGTTTCTGCCTAACCGGCACCATGGGACTGAAACGAAACCTCAAGGCACATGAGATCGTCGATCAGGTGCTGACGTCTCAGGACCATTTGACCGGCGCCGAACGCCTGACCAATCTCGTCTTCATGGGCATGGGGGAACCCCTTGCCAATATCGACGCGCTCTCAGCCGCCATCCATTGCCTCACGAACAAGTCATGGGGACTAGGCTGGTCGCCACGCCGCATTACCGTGTCGACTGCAGGACTCGCCGCACGGTTGAAGGATGTGGCCGCGCTCGGGGTGAATCTCGCCATCTCATTGAACGGCACGACGGAAGAGCAACGCCAGCAATTGATGCCGGCGGCCAGCCAAATCGCCTCGCTCAAGACCCTCATGGCCGCCTGCCGGCGCTATCCGCTCGCCCCAACCAGGCGACTGACGTTTGAATATGTGTTGCTCGCCGGCGTGAACGACCGTGACGAGGACGCCCGTCGCCTGGTGAAACTGCTCAAGGGGCTCCGCTGCAAGGTGAATCTGATTCCCTTTAATGAGTTTCCTGGCAATCCCTTCCGTCGACCAGCCGACCGGGACGTGTTCGCATTTCAGGCCATACTCACACATGGCGGCCTCGACGCCTTCATCCGCAAGAGCCGCGGCCGTGATGTGTTGGGCGCCTGCGGACAATTGGGCAATCTTTCACCCGAGTATGCAGGACGCGCCTTGACACAAATTGAACCCCGTTGCTAG